From a single Ciconia boyciana chromosome 6, ASM3463844v1, whole genome shotgun sequence genomic region:
- the GJD2 gene encoding gap junction delta-2 protein, translating to MGEWTILERLLEAAVQQHSTMIGRILLTVVVIFRILIVAIVGETVYDDEQTMFVCNTLQPGCNQACYDQAFPISHIRYWVFQIIMVCTPSLCFITYSVHQSAKQRERRYSTVFLTLERDQDSMKREDSKKIKNTIVNGVLQNTENSTKEAEPDCLEVKEIPNPAIRTTKSKMRRQEGISRFYIIQVVFRNALEIGFLVGQYFLYGFNVPSMYECDRYPCIKEVECYVSRPTEKTVFLVFMFAVSGICVVLNLAELNHLGWRKIKMAVRGVQAKRKSIYEIRNKDLPRMSMPNFGRTQSSDSAYV from the exons ATGGGGGAATGGACTATTCTAGAGAGGCTACTGGAAGCTGCCGTGCAGCAGCACTCTACTATGATAGGGAG GATCCTGCTGACCGTGGTGGTGATCTTCAGGATACTCATTGTGGCCATTGTAGGGGAGACGGTGTACGATGACGAGCAAACGATGTTTGTCTGTAACAcgctgcagccaggctgcaaCCAGGCTTGTTACGACCAGGCTTTCCCTATTTCTCATATAAGGTACTGGGTGTTCCAGATCATCATGGTGTGCACTCCCAGCCTTTGCTTCATAACGTACTCCGTTCACCAGTCTGCTAAGCAGAGGGAACGGAGGTACTCCACTGTCTTCCTCACCTTGGAGAGGGACCAGGATTCAATGAAGCGTGAGGACAGTAAGAAAATCAAGAACACGATTGTCAATGGGGTGCTGCAGAACACTGAGAACTCCACCAAAGAGGCAGAACCAGACTGCTTAGAAGTGAAGGAAATCCCTAACCCTGCTATCAGAACTACAAAGTCAAAGATGAGGAGGCAAGAAGGCATTTCTCGATTTTATATCATCCAAGTGGTCTTTCGAAATGCCCTAGAGATTGGATTCTTAGTGGgacagtattttctgtatgGATTCAATGTCCCTTCCATGTACGAATGTGACAGATACCCTTGCATTAAAGAAGTAGAGTGCTATGTTTCTAGACCCACTGAGAAGACTGTGTTCTTGGTATTCATGTTTGCTGTCAGTGGGATTTGTGTGGTGCTCAATTTGGCAGAACTGAACCACTTGGGCTGGAGAAAGATCAAAATGGCAGTGAGAGGAGTACAGGCAAAAAGGAAATCCATATACGAAATCAGAAATAAGGACCTGCCAAGAATGAGCATGCCTAACTTTGGCAGGACTCAGTCAAGTGACTCAGCTTATGTGTGA